A window from Nitrospira sp. ND1 encodes these proteins:
- a CDS encoding M1 family metallopeptidase, with product MTVAGGFPGQELAFSLAPTLLLERVEDLTHCQDPCEFAPSVPFARDRSSSQAESQRILLKQPPANQAGGSIRLKFVYHGVIDDPPRDPRHLRFVTPSETAGHIGPEGVYLSSESQWYPDLDDSLATYDVRITLPEGWAAVTQGTAQADASRWIVSTKSEALTVVANRFVVKTRTWKAQSGQAIQLATYLFPDDAALADEYLDASARYLDAYIPLLGAYPFSQFAVVENFFSSGLGMPSFTLLGSGVIKRHYTQPYALGHEIVHSWIGNGVFNRVSRGNWVEGLTTYLSNYYYHELTGDEAQAREQRRLMLLGYSVYVRPGEGYPLRRFAQKSDEKDNAIGYQKSAMVFHALRQEVGDAAFWRALKRIPEQHLGTVADWSDLERTFQEEAGRDLRWFFAQWVERAGVPELALSGLRLQTVSGAFGHANAVEAAIHIAQSDEPYRAPVELEFVLSGERTHRVRVQLSAAQEDVVVPLAEPPSAVRLDPDYHLFRRVARSEMAPVLNLYVTDGQRSVVLAQGSPAQPGPFGDILQRIVAQESAKPDAVRTIVLQPGEGNRSVPSGSLLVLGDPRENPIAAAAVRSCGDRVRFLDGGFSVAGKMYEGAAMALLVSCRREEHPGSVVTLLYGVTPQALGRVARLLFFYGWQSYVVFQEGAVVARGDWEDRMNTEVRIETR from the coding sequence GTGACCGTTGCGGGAGGATTTCCCGGACAGGAGCTGGCATTTTCCCTTGCACCGACGCTCTTGTTGGAACGGGTCGAGGATCTCACGCATTGTCAGGACCCCTGTGAGTTCGCCCCCTCCGTTCCATTTGCACGGGACAGGTCGTCAAGTCAGGCGGAATCGCAGCGCATTCTCCTGAAGCAGCCGCCTGCCAACCAGGCCGGCGGGTCGATACGGCTGAAGTTTGTCTATCACGGGGTGATTGATGATCCTCCCCGGGATCCACGCCACCTCCGGTTTGTCACGCCGAGCGAAACAGCCGGTCACATCGGTCCTGAGGGGGTGTATCTCAGCAGCGAGAGCCAGTGGTACCCGGACCTCGACGATTCGCTGGCCACCTATGATGTACGCATCACGCTGCCTGAAGGGTGGGCTGCCGTCACGCAGGGCACGGCCCAGGCTGACGCCTCGCGATGGATTGTGTCTACGAAGAGCGAAGCGCTGACGGTGGTGGCCAACCGCTTTGTGGTCAAGACCCGTACCTGGAAGGCGCAATCCGGACAGGCGATTCAATTGGCTACGTATCTGTTCCCGGACGATGCCGCGCTCGCCGACGAGTACCTCGACGCATCAGCCAGATATCTCGACGCCTATATCCCGTTGCTGGGGGCCTATCCCTTTTCACAATTTGCCGTCGTCGAAAATTTTTTCTCGAGCGGATTGGGCATGCCGTCCTTTACGCTGCTGGGGAGCGGGGTCATCAAGCGCCACTATACGCAACCGTACGCCCTGGGGCATGAGATCGTGCATTCCTGGATCGGCAACGGGGTGTTCAACCGGGTGAGTCGGGGCAACTGGGTGGAAGGGCTGACGACCTACCTGTCGAATTACTACTATCACGAACTGACCGGCGACGAGGCTCAGGCTCGTGAACAACGGCGGCTGATGCTGTTGGGCTATTCCGTCTATGTGCGTCCCGGCGAAGGGTACCCGCTCAGGAGGTTTGCGCAAAAGAGCGATGAGAAAGACAATGCCATCGGCTATCAGAAATCCGCCATGGTCTTTCATGCGCTGAGACAGGAAGTGGGCGATGCGGCATTTTGGCGGGCGCTGAAGCGCATCCCGGAACAGCACCTTGGGACGGTAGCTGATTGGAGTGATCTGGAGCGAACCTTTCAGGAAGAGGCGGGTCGCGACCTCCGATGGTTTTTTGCCCAGTGGGTCGAGCGTGCCGGTGTGCCGGAACTCGCCCTGTCCGGCCTTCGCCTGCAAACTGTCTCCGGCGCTTTCGGCCACGCGAATGCGGTCGAGGCGGCGATCCATATCGCCCAGAGCGATGAGCCCTATCGGGCCCCGGTCGAGTTGGAGTTTGTGTTGAGCGGGGAGCGCACCCATCGCGTCCGTGTTCAGTTGAGCGCCGCACAGGAGGATGTGGTTGTACCCCTTGCGGAGCCGCCGTCGGCAGTCCGGCTGGATCCGGACTATCATCTGTTTCGTCGTGTGGCCAGGAGCGAGATGGCTCCCGTGCTGAATCTGTATGTGACGGATGGACAGCGAAGCGTCGTCCTTGCCCAAGGCTCCCCCGCGCAGCCTGGCCCGTTCGGCGATATCCTCCAGCGTATCGTCGCACAGGAATCGGCGAAGCCTGATGCAGTGCGCACGATCGTGCTTCAACCAGGTGAGGGCAACCGATCCGTACCGTCGGGATCGTTGCTGGTGCTGGGAGATCCGCGCGAGAATCCGATAGCCGCAGCGGCCGTGCGGTCGTGTGGTGACCGTGTGCGTTTCCTAGACGGCGGATTTTCCGTGGCGGGTAAGATGTATGAAGGCGCCGCCATGGCGCTGCTGGTATCCTGTCGGCGTGAGGAGCATCCCGGCAGCGTGGTGACGCTGCTGTACGGGGTGACGCCCCAGGCGCTGGGACGTGTGGCCCGGCTCTTGTTTTTTTACGGGTGGCAGAGTTATGTGGTCTTTCAGGAAGGCGCCGTGGTTGCACGGGGAGATTGGGAGGATAGGATGAATACAGAGGTGCGAATTGAAACACGTTAA
- a CDS encoding lipid-A-disaccharide synthase N-terminal domain-containing protein: protein MTLDTIWLIIGFLGQGIFFMRWVVQWIASERHAESRVPTAFWYMSMIGGLITLAYAIYRQDPVFIAGQSIGSIVYLRNLMLIHRPNQADSGTASPATKS from the coding sequence ATGACACTCGACACCATCTGGCTGATTATCGGATTCCTGGGGCAGGGGATCTTCTTTATGCGCTGGGTCGTGCAATGGATCGCCTCCGAGCGCCATGCGGAAAGTCGCGTGCCGACTGCCTTCTGGTACATGAGTATGATCGGCGGGCTGATTACGCTGGCCTATGCGATCTATCGGCAGGATCCGGTGTTTATCGCCGGGCAAAGCATCGGCAGCATCGTCTATCTGCGCAATCTCATGCTGATTCATCGCCCCAACCAAGCCGATTCCGGCACGGCATCTCCGGCGACAAAATCCTAA
- a CDS encoding phosphatase PAP2 family protein, with protein MIEPGDGQAASQPAPPEPPPACPPIPVVLLSVIVLFGSFAALFYIDIPILWFLRSHNLSALQSLGDLGEKLGNGGTLVTISLLLLGAGYMLKRRALTRVALDSLLAHGAVAILVNGLKHIIGRPRPRLTHSGGWQWWPSLDSGLDSFPSGHTSATVAVVTVLARALPRYRWVPFVLAAWVGASRVWRGSHFPGDVVAGMVLGFVVGSIFNGPLRWWGRSCGQALIRIAPVVLSLTGLFWVLTHRIVDPMTDHILLASGAMLVAGGMALRMAGRPNPAGDGHATRVAAAESLVGLGLGVVTGAPIVIGLAGLLCFARWSGRVAYTDPSPAAPPSPSSHILYAAGIIAAVVVIQALKGLVPLQ; from the coding sequence ATGATCGAACCAGGTGACGGGCAGGCGGCGTCGCAACCGGCGCCGCCTGAGCCACCACCGGCCTGCCCACCGATCCCGGTGGTCCTGCTATCGGTGATTGTCTTGTTTGGGTCGTTTGCGGCGCTGTTTTATATCGATATCCCCATCCTGTGGTTCCTCCGCTCGCACAATCTATCGGCGCTCCAATCGCTTGGTGATCTGGGCGAGAAGCTGGGCAATGGCGGCACTCTCGTGACTATCAGCCTGCTGCTCCTGGGGGCCGGGTACATGCTGAAGCGCCGCGCACTCACACGCGTGGCGCTGGATAGTCTCCTGGCACACGGTGCGGTGGCGATACTGGTGAACGGGCTGAAGCACATCATCGGTCGTCCCAGGCCAAGGCTCACACATTCGGGAGGGTGGCAATGGTGGCCATCGCTGGATTCCGGTCTGGATTCGTTTCCGTCCGGCCATACCTCTGCGACCGTCGCGGTGGTGACCGTGCTGGCGAGGGCGCTGCCCCGGTATCGATGGGTACCGTTTGTCCTGGCTGCGTGGGTCGGAGCCAGCCGGGTCTGGCGGGGCTCCCATTTCCCGGGGGACGTGGTGGCGGGGATGGTGCTGGGGTTTGTGGTGGGGTCGATCTTTAATGGCCCGTTGCGCTGGTGGGGACGGTCCTGCGGGCAGGCGCTTATCCGTATCGCTCCGGTAGTCCTATCGCTGACAGGTCTCTTCTGGGTGCTGACGCATCGCATCGTTGACCCGATGACGGATCACATCCTGCTTGCATCCGGAGCCATGCTGGTGGCCGGAGGTATGGCGTTGCGAATGGCAGGACGTCCGAATCCGGCGGGCGACGGTCATGCGACTAGAGTTGCAGCGGCAGAAAGTCTGGTCGGATTGGGATTAGGTGTCGTCACCGGCGCCCCGATCGTGATCGGGTTGGCCGGACTATTGTGCTTCGCACGATGGAGCGGGAGAGTCGCCTATACGGATCCGTCCCCGGCCGCTCCGCCTTCCCCTTCAAGCCACATCCTTTATGCGGCGGGTATTATTGCCGCTGTGGTCGTGATCCAGGCACTCAAAGGGCTCGTGCCGTTGCAGTGA
- a CDS encoding glycosyltransferase family 39 protein, which translates to MNGQQPSSQTSAQADRSIQPLALILLLALAAVLFFVGLGSLGLTDRDEGRNAEAGREMYETGNYISPTFNYEPRFAKPVFIYWLMSLSYHVFGVSEFAARFPSALFGVGLILLQYLFLTRCRGPVVGLFGAAMLLLNLEIIGLSRMALTDSVLIFFTTLSLYGFWLGLYGEGRERHYLWFFYIGMALATLTKGPIGFLIPMLAVGLHLWLTRSWGLFWRHGFPIPGLLLFLLLALPWYLIMLNIHGQRYTTSAQGDTIGRFFGTMEGHGGTLVFYLPVFLLGFFPWSGLLPFAWYQAYRSWRDSKRSGALPPSQTSVLDIHPSPHALEWFTAAWVLGGLVFFSLSSTRLPHYIGPLFPAAAILTASYWNRCVTDQATPGLRAAIHTITAVGCILALAFASLPPLYAKFAGKLIDEFPLAGQVTLGPGPYTVASIFLVGMGLIAYFGFSETRRPAVFWVAGGSLALVVLATTQLIFPLVHHFVIEPPQQLAEVAGVNLGPNDRLILYGQPRPSLVFYAKRNAIVVPKNEEANIKPYLTQPGRTMILLPAALRNRLPFETMDYPVLLERYGYILLANQSLIHVPEEAEQPPVRIPGH; encoded by the coding sequence ATGAATGGGCAGCAGCCGTCCTCGCAGACGTCGGCGCAGGCCGACCGGTCAATCCAACCGTTGGCGCTCATCCTCTTGCTGGCACTGGCCGCCGTGCTCTTCTTCGTTGGACTCGGCTCCCTCGGACTGACCGATCGAGATGAAGGGCGGAACGCCGAAGCCGGCCGCGAAATGTACGAAACGGGCAATTACATCAGCCCCACCTTCAATTATGAGCCGCGCTTCGCCAAACCGGTCTTTATCTATTGGCTGATGAGTCTCTCCTATCACGTCTTCGGGGTGAGCGAATTCGCCGCACGATTCCCCTCCGCGCTCTTCGGTGTCGGGTTGATCCTGCTCCAGTACCTCTTCCTGACACGCTGCCGGGGGCCGGTAGTGGGCCTCTTCGGCGCGGCCATGCTGTTACTGAACCTGGAAATCATCGGCCTCAGCCGGATGGCGCTCACCGACAGCGTGTTGATCTTCTTCACCACCTTGTCGCTCTACGGATTCTGGCTGGGTTTGTACGGAGAAGGCCGTGAACGCCACTACCTGTGGTTCTTCTACATCGGCATGGCGCTGGCGACCCTGACGAAGGGCCCGATCGGCTTCCTGATTCCCATGCTGGCGGTAGGGTTGCACCTGTGGCTGACCCGCTCGTGGGGGCTCTTTTGGCGTCATGGATTTCCCATTCCCGGCCTCCTGCTGTTCCTGCTCCTGGCGTTGCCCTGGTACCTCATCATGCTGAATATCCATGGACAGCGATATACGACCTCGGCGCAGGGCGACACGATCGGCCGGTTCTTCGGCACCATGGAAGGGCACGGCGGCACGCTGGTCTTTTATCTCCCCGTGTTCCTGCTTGGATTTTTTCCCTGGAGCGGCCTGCTGCCTTTCGCCTGGTACCAGGCCTATCGCAGCTGGCGGGATTCGAAACGATCCGGCGCCTTGCCTCCGTCGCAGACCTCGGTGCTGGATATCCACCCTTCGCCGCATGCACTCGAATGGTTCACCGCCGCCTGGGTCCTGGGCGGATTGGTCTTTTTCAGCCTGTCCTCGACCCGCTTGCCGCATTACATCGGTCCTCTGTTTCCTGCGGCGGCGATCTTGACGGCGTCCTACTGGAACCGCTGCGTGACCGACCAGGCCACTCCAGGGCTGCGCGCTGCGATCCACACCATCACCGCCGTAGGCTGCATATTGGCGCTGGCCTTTGCTTCATTGCCGCCCCTCTATGCCAAGTTCGCAGGAAAGCTGATCGATGAATTTCCCCTTGCGGGGCAGGTGACGCTCGGACCGGGGCCCTATACCGTCGCTTCGATCTTCCTGGTGGGTATGGGCCTCATCGCCTACTTCGGATTCAGCGAGACGAGACGACCGGCCGTATTCTGGGTGGCCGGCGGATCGCTGGCCCTCGTCGTCCTTGCGACCACACAGTTGATCTTCCCACTGGTGCACCACTTTGTGATCGAACCGCCCCAGCAACTCGCCGAGGTCGCAGGCGTCAATCTCGGGCCCAACGATCGGTTGATCCTCTACGGGCAGCCACGCCCCTCCTTGGTGTTCTATGCAAAGCGGAACGCCATCGTCGTGCCGAAGAATGAAGAAGCGAACATCAAGCCCTATCTGACGCAGCCAGGGCGCACAATGATTCTCCTGCCGGCGGCGCTTCGAAACAGGCTGCCGTTTGAAACCATGGACTACCCGGTATTACTCGAGCGCTACGGCTACATCCTGCTGGCCAACCAATCGCTGATCCATGTGCCGGAAGAGGCAGAGCAGCCGCCGGTTCGCATTCCAGGGCACTGA
- a CDS encoding PD40 domain-containing protein has translation MKHVKTAMIGMVGLALVATSTVLAGAAEPKSAQAPANASASAERHLTNIRQLTFGRQNAEAYFSFSGNKLIFQSTNNWMKDTFAAAMHPSDIPLGCYQMYVMDLGSEKIRMVSTGAGTTTCGYFFPGDRRVLYSSTHLRGPNCPPKPKRDGGAYRWALDDYDLFSVRIDGLDPQRLTNTPGYDAEATVSPNGKTIVWTSMRDGDLDIYAMDLDGTHPRRLTQEIGYDGGAFFSPDSKRIVYRAQHPSNQEELDQYKALLAQNLVEPGRLEIFIMNADGSNKQQVTNNGASNFSPFFHPDGHRVIFASNVDTRNASGRPEFHLYLVNEDGSGQERLTFDGQFNSFPMFSPDGKTLVWVSDRHAKEPGEFNVFLADWVP, from the coding sequence TTGAAACACGTTAAGACGGCGATGATCGGAATGGTGGGCCTCGCGCTGGTCGCCACTTCAACGGTTTTGGCGGGAGCAGCCGAACCGAAGTCTGCGCAGGCACCGGCGAATGCGTCCGCCTCGGCCGAGCGGCATCTGACGAATATCCGGCAGCTGACATTCGGCCGACAGAATGCCGAGGCCTATTTTTCTTTCAGCGGGAATAAACTCATCTTCCAGTCGACGAACAATTGGATGAAAGACACGTTTGCCGCGGCTATGCATCCGTCCGACATCCCGCTCGGCTGTTATCAAATGTACGTGATGGATCTCGGGAGCGAAAAGATTCGGATGGTCAGCACCGGTGCCGGCACCACGACCTGCGGGTATTTTTTCCCCGGCGATCGCCGAGTCTTGTACTCGTCCACCCACCTGCGAGGGCCCAACTGTCCTCCGAAGCCGAAGCGTGACGGAGGGGCCTATCGCTGGGCGTTGGATGACTACGATCTCTTCTCCGTCCGGATCGACGGGCTGGACCCGCAACGTTTGACGAACACGCCGGGGTACGACGCCGAGGCCACGGTCTCTCCCAACGGCAAGACGATCGTCTGGACCTCTATGCGTGACGGGGATCTGGATATCTACGCGATGGATCTGGATGGGACCCACCCCCGTCGGCTGACGCAGGAGATTGGATACGACGGCGGGGCGTTCTTCTCACCCGACAGCAAGCGGATCGTGTATCGCGCGCAGCATCCGAGCAATCAGGAAGAGCTGGATCAGTACAAGGCGCTGCTCGCTCAAAACCTGGTGGAGCCCGGGCGGCTTGAGATCTTTATCATGAATGCCGACGGGTCGAATAAGCAGCAAGTGACGAATAACGGCGCCTCAAACTTTTCGCCGTTTTTCCATCCCGATGGCCATCGGGTGATTTTTGCGTCGAATGTGGACACGCGGAACGCATCGGGGCGACCGGAGTTTCACCTCTATCTCGTGAACGAGGACGGTTCCGGGCAGGAACGGTTGACGTTCGATGGACAGTTCAACAGCTTTCCCATGTTCTCGCCGGACGGGAAGACTCTTGTTTGGGTGTCGGACCGGCATGCGAAAGAGCCCGGAGAGTTCAATGTGTTTCTCGCCGATTGGGTTCCATGA
- a CDS encoding ABC transporter ATP-binding protein has protein sequence MNQRPTTTPTYPQYQLTEILRDIFAHLGMLLKLERSILGIIASYAVAIGFFLLCVPIAVQELVSTFSFAMEPRMIFTLALFVASSLTGVAAFRVLQARAVETFQQRIYTRIAIGFTRLLPRLRDDTFATPQAYRFMEADLLTRALVAMVADLFNVAVVGTIGVTMLILFHPFFVLYILVLILGFVGLLTLFGRGGFFITLEMSRLHYDIFGWIQNIAHNLPHLRAAGDSPYLLERTDTLTRMYARIRQRRSDTLTGRQYKAAALWQVAGHSGLLITAGLLVADGQLTVGQFAAAEVLVGNLLINMDTLARRMVAMFFTFVSCREMAAVFSLPTEEDGAKEDVPAAQFGAAGIHLTCRNLTYTGPDGTPIFENVSLDVAPGEKVAVLCSTNNAKTALAKVLAGLHPPASGFVRYNDMNLIEVKRDSISRVRGLVLDSHPTLLDGTLEDNITLGRPTIDYQDLQWALRFVELDHEIDALPQGLNTRVSSLDTNLSMSQILRLLMARAIVIRPQLLIFDGTLHNMLPATREVLLRRLCAKDEPWSVIFLSNDPNFSAFVDRRISLDS, from the coding sequence GTGAACCAGCGCCCCACAACAACCCCGACCTATCCCCAGTATCAGCTGACCGAGATCCTTCGCGATATTTTCGCCCACCTGGGCATGCTGCTGAAGCTGGAGCGATCGATCCTGGGCATCATCGCCTCGTATGCAGTTGCCATCGGCTTCTTCCTCCTCTGTGTCCCCATTGCCGTCCAGGAGCTCGTCAGCACGTTCTCCTTTGCGATGGAACCCCGCATGATCTTTACACTGGCCCTGTTCGTCGCCAGTTCGCTGACCGGCGTCGCGGCATTCCGTGTGCTGCAGGCGCGCGCAGTGGAGACATTCCAACAGCGGATCTACACGCGCATCGCGATCGGGTTCACACGTCTCCTGCCCCGCCTCCGCGACGATACGTTCGCCACGCCGCAGGCCTACCGGTTCATGGAGGCCGACCTGCTGACACGCGCATTGGTAGCCATGGTGGCGGATCTGTTTAACGTCGCCGTGGTCGGTACCATCGGCGTGACCATGCTGATCCTGTTTCACCCCTTCTTCGTTCTCTACATTCTCGTACTGATTCTAGGCTTTGTGGGATTACTGACCCTCTTCGGGCGCGGCGGCTTCTTCATCACTCTGGAGATGTCCCGGCTCCACTACGATATTTTCGGGTGGATTCAAAACATCGCGCACAATCTTCCCCATCTGCGAGCCGCCGGCGACAGCCCCTATCTCCTTGAACGAACCGATACACTGACCCGCATGTATGCCAGAATTCGACAGCGCCGGTCCGACACACTCACCGGGAGGCAATACAAAGCCGCAGCGCTCTGGCAAGTCGCCGGCCACAGCGGGCTGCTCATCACCGCCGGACTCCTGGTGGCGGACGGACAACTTACCGTGGGGCAATTCGCCGCCGCCGAGGTGTTGGTCGGCAACCTGCTGATCAACATGGATACCTTGGCTCGACGTATGGTCGCGATGTTTTTCACCTTCGTGTCCTGCCGGGAGATGGCCGCGGTGTTCTCCCTGCCCACAGAAGAGGACGGCGCGAAGGAAGACGTGCCGGCGGCACAGTTCGGAGCGGCCGGCATCCACCTGACGTGCCGAAACCTGACCTATACCGGTCCGGATGGCACTCCGATCTTTGAGAACGTGTCCCTCGATGTCGCCCCCGGCGAGAAGGTGGCGGTCCTCTGCAGCACGAACAACGCGAAGACCGCTCTTGCCAAGGTCCTGGCCGGACTACACCCGCCGGCATCCGGGTTCGTCCGGTACAACGATATGAATCTAATAGAAGTGAAACGCGATTCGATCAGCCGGGTTCGCGGCCTTGTCCTCGACTCCCATCCCACGCTGCTGGACGGCACGCTCGAAGACAACATCACACTTGGCCGACCCACGATCGACTATCAAGACCTCCAATGGGCGCTCCGGTTCGTGGAACTGGATCACGAGATCGATGCGTTGCCGCAGGGATTGAACACGCGCGTGTCCAGCCTGGACACCAACCTCTCCATGAGTCAGATCCTACGGCTTCTCATGGCCCGCGCGATTGTGATACGGCCGCAACTACTGATCTTCGACGGCACGCTCCACAACATGCTGCCCGCCACGCGAGAGGTGCTGCTTCGCCGTCTCTGCGCCAAGGACGAGCCCTGGTCGGTCATCTTTCTCTCCAACGATCCGAACTTCTCTGCCTTTGTTGATCGTCGGATTTCGCTCGATTCGTGA
- a CDS encoding glycosyltransferase family 2 protein, translating to MTVVTRPWASVVIPIKDERDNLVPLTEQLVTVLGGREESRSAPFELIFIDDGSSDGSSDVLDDLATRYPTVKVFHFDRNYGQSAAFDAGFKQSTGELVLTIDGDLQNDPADIATLLPHIKTFDLVCGWRKDRHDNLTRKISSRIANTVRSAVTGDRVHDTGCSLKLFRRPVVEKMQLFEGMHRFFPALALMHGFTVTEVPVRHYPRTRGTSKYGVGNRLFKGLYDLVAVRWMQHRCLRYQYRAAATTSSPSALAPTRL from the coding sequence ATGACTGTAGTGACCCGCCCATGGGCTTCCGTAGTCATCCCCATCAAGGATGAGCGCGACAATCTGGTGCCACTGACTGAGCAACTTGTGACGGTCCTGGGCGGCCGGGAAGAGTCGCGTTCGGCCCCGTTCGAATTGATCTTCATCGACGATGGTAGTTCGGACGGCAGTTCAGACGTGCTCGATGATCTGGCCACCCGATACCCCACGGTGAAGGTCTTTCACTTCGACCGGAACTACGGGCAATCGGCGGCTTTCGATGCGGGATTCAAGCAGTCGACAGGGGAACTGGTCTTGACCATCGACGGCGACCTGCAAAACGATCCGGCGGATATCGCCACGCTGCTTCCGCACATCAAGACCTTCGACCTCGTCTGCGGCTGGCGCAAAGACCGACATGACAACCTGACACGCAAGATTTCCTCCCGTATTGCCAACACCGTCCGCAGCGCGGTCACCGGCGACCGGGTACACGACACCGGTTGCTCGCTCAAACTGTTTCGCCGCCCGGTGGTGGAAAAAATGCAGCTCTTCGAGGGCATGCACCGATTCTTTCCCGCCCTCGCCCTGATGCATGGGTTCACCGTCACCGAGGTGCCGGTGCGCCACTATCCACGCACCCGGGGCACGTCGAAATACGGCGTCGGCAACCGTCTCTTCAAAGGCCTGTACGACCTGGTGGCCGTGCGATGGATGCAGCACCGTTGCCTGCGCTACCAATACCGTGCCGCCGCGACGACATCATCGCCTTCGGCCTTGGCCCCCACACGACTATGA
- a CDS encoding TSUP family transporter: MQWDILATILLTATIQSLFGVGVLLFGTPILLVLGYDFITALTILLPISLTINLLQVSKDYRHVQVPFYRQVLTLSIPCVVLCLLLVTTLKLNIGSIVGLFLIVAALKSIYVPFNRLIESLVRYERTYFIVMGVVHGLTNLGGSLLTAIIHSKQYDKDQTRATTALSYGTFALFQLVTLGISLGPSAIATSDTALYMAVGVSMFLATELLLYSKMSTERYRTTFAAFLFLSGTALIFKSLFLR, from the coding sequence ATGCAGTGGGACATTCTTGCGACCATCCTCCTGACGGCCACCATCCAGTCGCTCTTCGGCGTGGGAGTGCTGCTGTTCGGGACTCCGATCCTCCTCGTGCTCGGCTATGACTTCATCACCGCCCTGACTATCCTCCTCCCGATCTCGCTGACCATCAACCTGCTACAAGTCAGCAAGGACTACCGACACGTCCAGGTGCCCTTCTACCGGCAGGTCCTCACTCTGTCGATTCCCTGCGTGGTGCTGTGTCTCCTGCTGGTCACAACACTCAAGCTGAACATCGGCAGCATTGTCGGGCTCTTCTTGATCGTCGCGGCGCTCAAGAGCATCTATGTGCCGTTCAATCGGTTGATCGAGTCGCTGGTGCGATATGAGCGCACCTATTTCATCGTGATGGGCGTTGTTCATGGCCTGACCAATCTGGGTGGCTCGCTGTTGACGGCCATCATCCACAGCAAACAGTACGACAAAGATCAGACCCGCGCCACGACCGCCCTGTCCTACGGCACGTTCGCGCTGTTTCAACTCGTCACGTTGGGCATCTCCCTCGGTCCTTCTGCAATTGCCACCTCCGACACCGCACTTTACATGGCAGTGGGCGTGAGCATGTTTCTGGCTACCGAACTGCTGCTCTATAGCAAGATGAGCACCGAACGATACCGCACCACCTTCGCCGCATTTCTCTTTTTGTCCGGCACGGCCCTGATCTTCAAGTCCCTCTTCCTCCGCTAA